The genomic window GGCATCAAAGGGTTCATAAATTGtcggaggaggaggagggacggaggaggaggaggagtgAGCTTTTGTCTGATGAGTTGGATCAGTGGAGGCAAGATGTTGAAGCTGCGCTTTGGAATGTTAGGGTTTCGGAGAGGCTTGTGGGGTTGAATACAAGGAGAGATGCGATGAATCAAATGAACAGGTTTTTGAAGGAAGCATGGGAAACAATTGGACTTTCCTATATTGATTCCATGGAGACGGTTTCTATTGGGAATGCTTTGCGCCATGAACGTGTTTGTGAAATTGCTTCGGGTAGTGTAGTGTCGAACAAGTGTGAAGGAAAGTTAGAAGGTTTGCGAAAGGAGAAAATGAACTCTGTTGGTCAtgatgagaatgagaatgagaatgtGAATAAcaatgagaatgagaatgaggAGAATGATAATGTGAATGGTGATGTGGCAACAATGCGTGAAAATCATGGGAATGAGCAATTGGAAGAGAGAGTTGGTACTTATTGTGATGCAAATCAGGAAGTGGGTGGGTGTGATTCCTCAAAGGGAGATAAAggtgtgtttttatttttattttttttttccattcccTTCAAAACAAATCTTAGAGAGTtgaaaaatttagattttttgtgAACTTTGGGTGTTTGATTTGTAAATTTTGATGTCAATGCTTTAAATTATAGTTATTGGTAGCAAACTGTGTTTGTTTTTTGGTACTGCAAACAATAATGTGTATTTGATGTTACAAAGGTTTAAGTTATTGGATAAATGGCGAGAGTAGATTTTGATCACTATACTAGCTATATGGATTTTTGTGCTGCTTAATTTGAGTATCTTGTGTGGTTTCTTTGTTTTTGGTGTTGTTACTAGTTACCACCAATTAAAACTATGTTTCTATAAACCAAGACGTTGAGCTCAATTAGTTAATGAGCTCCCCCTTGGAcgaatcgttcgggagaactcgagttcgattcctggtgggaacaatttttGGCCAGAcattacttacctcgcggccgatcTCTGGATTACCGAGGCCTATTCCCCTGGTAGCCAGAGTGTTAATACTTTCTATGTTTGTTGGAATGACTTGTTCATTCTTTATCCAAAACAAGCTCAGATGATATAAAAGTTATGAGACAGCTCAGCAATTGCATTGCCTAGACAGTACACTTATTTATGTGGTTATTATTTACATTATCTTAACTATATGTCTCTCCTAATAGAAATCCGGAAAGACAATCATCAACTCAAACGCAAGCACTCTGCAATTCAAACATACCATACAGGAGTTAGAATCTCTGATGCTGAAGAAGCGTCTGAGGAAGcgaaaaaaacaaatttgtcatttaaatttgaAAACTTGCCGAGTGCTGAAGTAGAGAAAGTTTGGGAATCCCTTAGATCAAGTTCTATAGAGGTAAAAGCAATGGTCAAGGATCCTCTTCCTGATGCATTGCATGCATCTGAAATTGTAAGATCCAAATTGGCTGCAAAAGATATAAATCGCAGGCCACCCGTTGAAAACCAGAGTGGACATGTAGATGCACCAGATTCAACTGAATGCAAGACTATTGTACTTTATCAGCCTAATGACATCAATCTTGGGAAGAAGTCTTCTGTTCATTGTAGTAGTAGTAGTCGTCGTCTTCTCCCCAAGCTAATGGAACGAGGAAGTTCTGCTCATACTTTTGAGGTAATAATCTATGTAATTATCTTTTCTAATCTGGAGGTAGATTCTTTATGATATTCATATGTTCTGCATAACTGTCTAAATGATGGCTtcttgtaaaataaaaagtaattatgCAAAATGCTTGCTGTCTCTTGAAAGAAGTTCTTTCAAAAGAATTACCACCACTGATAGTTTTAAATATGGCCAGAGTAACTAAAATTTTGAACCATTACAAAAAGTGGCACTGATGCTGTAGTGAATGACTGCGGTTGTGAGCGGTTATGGAAGCTGCCATAACTGCAATGTGTTGAACCACGGTTTTAAACCATGGCTTCACCATATGCATGGAACTGTAGATTCTGCAGATGGTTAAGAGTCTCTTGTATTGGTGGTTTCTTTTGGTTGTTTTGGTGTCCACTAAGTTTGTACTTGGATTTACTTTCTATTCTATTGGGAATTGGCACATTAGTTATTTCCTTCTTTTTGCAGTGGGATGATTCAATAGAGAATAAACCGCACGTAAAACAgccaaaaaagaagaaaaggagATGGACTTCATTGGAAGAGGATACACTAAGGGATGGTGTAAAAatgtatgtgttttttttttcaaaactagTCGAGCCATAAATTCCCTAGTGAACTATCATGGGTGCAATTTATAGTTAACGTCGAAAATTTATGACTGTTGTTGCAGTTTTAtatatggagaatgttaacttgtgcccttaaggcacatgttaaggaagcaaaaatagaaattattaaatgctaatttgtgcattttgacttttgaagcattaaatttcttgtatcattaaatgatgaatttctattttggtatatcttaacatgtgcctgggcacatgttaacaagaccctttatATATTATGATTTCATGTTCTCATTCACTATATTTCTTTTGTAGGTTTGGAGAAGGAAACTGGAGAGATATCCGAGAATTTTACAGAAAAATATTCGAATTTAGAAGTGCTGTATGCAATCTATGCACCAAAAACTTTGTGTTGTTTCTTTCTGAACTTGTTGTGCCTTTAATAAcacttcattttttattttgtaaggGTGATCTGAAGGACAAGTGGAGAAATTTGATTCGGTGACACAACATTGACGTGTACATATcctttgttgttgattttcaaAACAAAGGTATATTATCATGCAATGGCTAATGCAGCAATTGTGATTGGGTTTGATGATTTTATTGCAGATGCATTTGTGAGGTAACACTTTCCCATGCCAAATAAAATGCTGAAAGGCAAAAACTAAAGTATAGATGCAATAACCATATGTATAGTGTTAATAAGAAACTACTTTGGTTAAAGATATATGCCAAATATTACTAGATAAAATCAGTGTTCACAAGGTGCCTACTATATGATGACTTTTAAGATGTAATAGTAGTACATATGTTTCTAGGATGAAattatattctttcttttttgttttgggtGCAGActtcaatttgttttatttttgtggtTGTTACAGGACGATTTTCCAAATAATACTCACCATAGGGTGGTTGCAGTCTCTGTGAGCAATTATACTCTAAAGCATgaatatacatgattgatcattGTTGGTGGGAGGATAAAATTGCTACCACATGTATGTTGCACTCCTGGTTTCTTGGtttgttattcttttttgacaagTGATCTATATGCTAATTGATCCATAGAATAGATTGACCATTCCTATATTACCAATTGTGTGATTCCTGATTTGCTCtgtttttattgtaatttttttataaaatctttgATTAAGCAGAGCTTATGTAATTAGAATTTTGATATATATTGGAAATGACTTCAATGTAGTTGGGTTTATTGTGTCAGCGCCGATCGATCTTGTtgacaataaaatttattgtgTCAGTGTTGATCGATctttaacaataaaatttatcacTTCAAACAAACGACTTCAACGGTCAATCTAAGACTTGAATTAGATACTTGTTGAATTTTTAGTTGACATGTTTCCGATATTTGACTTTGACCGCCTTGGTGTTTTTTAATAATCTAAAGTTTAAAGTGCTTTGAAATGTAAATTAgtgtaaaaactaaaataacatTGAATGTAAATGGTGAGTTCCAAACATCAATTGAGAAGTACAATCACTAAGAAATGTATCTTTGACATAATTACACAAAGGATCTTTGTTAAACCAAGGAATTAGTTCATATAATATTACTTAGAGCACCTTCAACGAAGGTTATTTTGCCTGAGTCCACCAGTATGTCATATAATAGTGATTGAGACATAATGGAATGTAAATTGCCTGCTTTAAGCAAATCACATTTCtaatatataagcaaagattaattttttagatacattttaaaaagtgatgtatttaaatacatcaattttttaataaatttatgaaattaatttttgtttatatatatgaaaCCAGAGAGAATATTACTTTAGAGCATAGATAgctgttaattttaaaatcaaacaatttaaattatttacaaataagataaacttataaataatcTCGATCATTAATTTCAAATCGGACGGTTACAAGATGCAGATAAGATGACATGGTCAAATTCAAATAGTAGTACATAACAATGCTAATCTATCTTTCGTGTGTCcggcataaataaataaatattgacaAGTTACAAAGTAAATAGAACCATAAATCCATAATAACATGTCTCTTTATCTTTTCGTTTCTGGTTCAGTAATTAACAACAacgaaagaagaagaagaaaatgttgGTAAAAggaagtagtagtagtaatagtAATTGTTCTGCTATGTTTGAACCAGCGAGAGTTGTTCACAACAATAAACTCGTATTCTTCTTCATCGCATCATTCACAACATTTCCACTCTCTTTTATACTCTTCAATCTCTCTATCTCAACACACAATCTTCGTTACCATATCTATCATCTCGAAGCTCTCGCTCGTCTCACCTCAACTCTCATGGAAGCGCGTCACGTCTGGCATGAGTCACGTGACAACGCTGTTTATCTCCTCCGCATCAGATCACTCTTTCTCCTCATCTGTTTTCCTCTCTCCCTCGCCGCCGCCGTTTCATCCGTTCACACTACACACTCTACCCTACAAGGCAAAACCGTTACTGTTAACTCCGCCGTTATCGCCGTTAGGGATAATTGGAAACGCCCGTTCGTCACATCCATCTTTGTTTACGTCATTATGTTGACTTTCTCTCCCGTGCCACGTGTCATCGCTTCGGTATTCGTGTCGCCGGAGTCGCGGTTTGTTATTATGGCGATTGGGACGGTTATTGAGGTTTATTTGATGGCGGTTATGGGTTTGGGCTTGGTGGTATCCGTCGTGGAAGAGAGATTCGGATGGGATGCGATTTGTGTCGGGTCGGGTTTGATGAAGGGAAAGAGGTTAATATTCGGGTGGCTACTTTCGGGTTTGTTCGTTTTGGTTTCGGGTTTAATTAATTGGAGAATGGAAGTGTTTTTGGAGGGTCCAAATTCGGAGATTAGTGTTTGGGATAAAACGGTTTTGATTTGTTCGTATGGGTTTACAGTGCTTTTGAGTTATGTTGTTACTACTGTTTTTTACTGTGATAGTAGAATGCGTCATGCCGTTAGAGAACCACAAGCACAGGAtctagatgatgatgatgattgtgTTTTGCTTTCATCCTCTCTGTAATTTTTATGTAGATTAGATTTAATTATTCTTTACTTGTATTTTACCAGCAAAGCTCAAAGATTTGGGTTAATTTGGGTAATAGTATATGTATTTCTTGTTTGAGCTTGAATTTATTCTATTACTTTTCATTGAGGAAGTAAACAATGGGTCCAACAATTCCAAGT from Trifolium pratense cultivar HEN17-A07 linkage group LG1, ARS_RC_1.1, whole genome shotgun sequence includes these protein-coding regions:
- the LOC123902685 gene encoding uncharacterized protein LOC123902685, encoding MDKVISNWTMEFLIQSFVPDSLIQKTLTVLPNSTADSRLKIALLLRTLQTTLLNASLSETSLEILEHLENLYHNDAIPIFDAMRSAYCAVAVESTVKYLVACPEAPSGEYYSAVRRIWHQRVHKLSEEEEGRRRRRSELLSDELDQWRQDVEAALWNVRVSERLVGLNTRRDAMNQMNRFLKEAWETIGLSYIDSMETVSIGNALRHERVCEIASGSVVSNKCEGKLEGLRKEKMNSVGHDENENENVNNNENENEENDNVNGDVATMRENHGNEQLEERVGTYCDANQEVGGCDSSKGDKEIRKDNHQLKRKHSAIQTYHTGVRISDAEEASEEAKKTNLSFKFENLPSAEVEKVWESLRSSSIEVKAMVKDPLPDALHASEIVRSKLAAKDINRRPPVENQSGHVDAPDSTECKTIVLYQPNDINLGKKSSVHCSSSSRRLLPKLMERGSSAHTFEWDDSIENKPHVKQPKKKKRRWTSLEEDTLRDGVKMFGEGNWRDIREFYRKIFEFRSAGDLKDKWRNLIR
- the LOC123910754 gene encoding uncharacterized protein LOC123910754 produces the protein MEARHVWHESRDNAVYLLRIRSLFLLICFPLSLAAAVSSVHTTHSTLQGKTVTVNSAVIAVRDNWKRPFVTSIFVYVIMLTFSPVPRVIASVFVSPESRFVIMAIGTVIEVYLMAVMGLGLVVSVVEERFGWDAICVGSGLMKGKRLIFGWLLSGLFVLVSGLINWRMEVFLEGPNSEISVWDKTVLICSYGFTVLLSYVVTTVFYCDSRMRHAVREPQAQDLDDDDDCVLLSSSL